DNA sequence from the Thunnus maccoyii chromosome 7, fThuMac1.1, whole genome shotgun sequence genome:
GATGTAGCAGGTCTTCTTCTGGCCATCTCTCCACACCCGTGCCATGGCCTGCTCGTCATTGGCTGGGTTCCAGTCAGGATCAAACATCACCAAGCGATTAGCACCTATCAGATTGAGGCCACATCCACCAGCCTTGCTGCTCAGCATGAAGATGAACTCTGGATtctaacaaaaaacaacaaaaaaacagatgctACCAAACTGTTTTTCAAAGCTCACAGTGTCATTTCTAAGAGTTTTCTACTCACAGATGGACTGTTGAATCTTTCCACAATCTTGGCCCTTTTCTTGATGGACATTGTGCCGTCCAGTCGAACATACAGGTATCTGTAAAAGAACAGGAGGAGGGCTGTTGCTCACTTTAACTGACaaacatagaaaacaaacacaattaaatgGTGGTTTCCCCGAAAAGCACCTTCTAgatctgcacagcttctcaaAAAGGTCCAGTGTTTGAGTGTAGTTGGAGACAAGTACCACCTTGTCACTGGTTGTGGTCCTTGTCATGGCCAGAATGTAGTCAAGAACCAGCATCTTCCCTGGAACAAAGGGAACAATTTCTTACCCATTTATTGAGAGATGAAAAACCTCATTCAGTTCATGTTAGAAGATgttaaaacattaacaacataGCTTTAGATggcatatttatacatttaaaacattatcaAGATTGATATCCATCTTGCGTCTGTGTGATAAAGTCCTACTGAAATCACATGTAGTCATtcctttttgcagtcaaaaataatgttatttctaatttaatttcaatagatttttatcattacaaaaggaagaaataaggtctctaaattattttatctcagTAGCTGGAGGGGCTGGGCGTGtcttgtttgattgacagtagctggcAGGCAAGGTGTCCATGTATGTAATGCTAGACAGAGAACTTTCAAACTTTGTTGTTTTAGAAAGTGAGTCCACAGGGGCCATCATGCTATATGTGTGGATTACTATTTAACACCATCAGAGATGTACTGAGCTGTAGTGTACATGTTCTTACCAGAGAGCTGAGGCTCTACAGCTTTGGTGGAGTAGCCAGGTGGAAACAGATCCAGCGCCCCCTCAAAGCCTTCTTCACCCTCCACACACTTCTCATATATGAGAGCTgggtctgacacacacacaacaacaatatttgGTTTTTGCATGCATCAGTTGATTCATAACAAACATGGAATCAACATAGCTATATGGCTTATGTCATGAAAGACAATGAATAAGCATTGGTTTggtttctcctctcctttacTCTACATTTGAACCTGTATTTGAATAACTGCTTCAAAAAAAGGGAGAGGACAGTCTTTTTGTTGATCATTATAATGCAACATTTTACAGAGTGTGTTGTATTCAGTTTAAGCACTTACGATTGCACAGTTTCTTGAGTGATGTGATGGAAGACAGGGAGGATACACTGATTTTGCCCTGTTGTAACGTCTCAATGGGCTTGGCCTGCTTCAGGAAGCGCTTATAGAGCTCTGTCTGCAGAGGTGTCAGCCTACATGGAAACAGTCATACCTTCAATAGGAATctacatattaaaatgaaatatctttttaCAGATATTATCCTATTATCTGTAGGAATACTTCCTGAATGAATATATGAATTAAATCATGCTAAAATATGCTATCTCTGCTTCAGTATCAAACCTACCTGCAACAGACAACCTGCTCAATTTTCACAGGGAGATACTTAGACAGGATATCAGACGTCCTCCTTATCAAGCACCTGTTGAGACACAGCATGCAACCATTATTCACTATAACATATAGTTACATATCGGGTTACCTAAATCAAAACACACCCAATGTTCTCTGGAGACAACAACAAGTACATTATATCAAGCAATAGATGAAGCAAAGCATAACATATGTAACGTGTTTAACTGCAGTGTTGCAAATGCTTTCTGTACAAAGTGTGTTATATTTAACTGAGACAGACTGTGTGCAGTATTTGGTGTTTTGCTGGCTGGTAATTTAAAAACTACTGATCAACAGTCAGGATTATATCATGTTAAGAGGAAAAAGAATGATGTAAGTGGTAAGGAGTATGACAGCCCATCTCCACCTGCTACCAACGTGATCTGATCACAGCGTCTGGTCACAGGCTTTTGCAACTGGTATTAATAACAATTACCATGATTTTGCCGTCACTGTGATCAAATTTTAATTCAGAAATGACATATTGGACTTGAACAAACATAAAGTGCCTGAGGTCGAGTAGCTCTACCATTTGCAGAGGAAGGGTTCATCTGTAGCTTTTTGACAGGCAGTGACAATACTAGATCACAAGTAGGTGAACATAAAATAGAAGACAGAAACTGGTATCAGTCACAAATTTAACATTGTACATCTGAGGTTTCAAAAAACATTATGTGATAttgaaacaacacaaacagaatgGCACTGTGGAATCCTTTTGAATGTGTTAAGTGATGATTACTTGCTTGATAAATCTTGCATGTTGGACTACAGGTGGACTCGTTTCAAGCACATGTTTGCTGTATATGTATTCATTTGTAACGCAGCAGAGCAGGTGCACAGCACCAACGCTTGGGCTAATGCCTTCCTCAGTGTACAGGCTCAGTGACTGTCACAGTCCAACATCTTCTACACAGACAAGTAGTGTCAGGTGTACATAATtagaaacaaaccaaacactgtcACGAAAATAGAGCAGATAGAATGCATCTCAAGGAAAATGTGTGTGCCTTGATCTCACCTGTTGACAATACTGATCAGCTCCTTGAGTTTCTCCTCTCCAGTCTGCCTATCTTTATCACTGGCATCTGCATCTCGACCCTTCAGGATGGGAAGCTCAAATCGTTTTTTAAACTCCTGGGCTGTACCTGCCATCGAAGGGAAAAACTAAATGATCAGGATCAGtgcaaacaacagaaataactcaaatgtgttttagttcttttgtgtgtgtgtgtgtgtgtgtgtgtgtgtgtgtgtgtgtgtgtgtgtgtgtgtgtgtgtgtgtggctgcataCCGAGGATCCCAGCATTAACAAAGTGGACCAGGCTGAAGTACTCCAGCAGGTCATTCTGGATAGGAGTTCCTGATATCAGCACTCTCCTCTGGGCACTCATGGCATTTAGGGCCTGGTATGTCTGGTTGTCAGAGTTTTTCAACCGATGGCCCTACAGCATGCACATGTTACATCATCTCATCAACAGTCCTTGACAAATCTGTGCTGTAATGCATGAGTGGGAGAGTTTAATGATGTTGCTGAAATACCTCATCACAGATGACAAGTCCAACTTTGCCTTTGTGCAGAACCTCAGCATGCAGTCGAAATGTCTCATATGAGATGATAAGGATCGGAGTCGGTGCTCTCAAACCACGCTGAGAGATGAAGTTCACTTGAAATcaagtaaaacaaaagaatGATGAACAAGCAGACAAATATGCTGTAATATTTTCAAACAGATACATTATTAGCTTGAGAGAAAGTTCATTTGAAATCAACCAGATATTGTCAGATATAAGTACCCTGCATTACTAGACACCATTCAAGGTTTGGTGGTATATTTTTCTAATTCTAGTGGATGAGGGAATTCTATAGGAAGTTACCTAGTTTTCTGTCTATCTCCTCCTTTGACCCTCCATCGATGGCCACTGGTGTGACGCGTCCTCCCAGCCACTTTCCTACTTCGTTGTACCAGTTGCGAACCAGACTGGAGGGTGAAACTACAATGGCCTTGTCTATCTCTGGCTTAGCGTCAGGGCTTTGGCGTAGCAGCGTCCACATGAGGGTGATACACTGCAACGTCTTCCCCAGGCCCATCTCATCAGCCATGATGCAGCCATACGATTCTGGGATGCGTCTGCCCGTCACACACTCCCACAAGAACTTCACCCCCTTGATACAATAAAAGACATCTGtttttaaagctggagtgcgggacttttgtcgccccttctggcagtgagagtaattacaaaaacactgtggataaattgttttgagcatcacacaacccccacaaaatgatttgtttcactatcagaatttgatccattcagtctgataacatttagAATGTCTAGAAGAGCCcgatgatttaattattttattcccATTCAaattagcagagagctaacgGAAGTTCACTGCTCGGCCGGCAGAAGTCTCTAATGTgcatgctctgcccatagagcatgtgaagcatgcattcatccagccagcacGGGAAtatgataggcttaatcagcatcgtgtgaactcgtttggtaagggcttgaatgtaacagacattcatttatgtgtaaaagttccacactgcaggtttaagtttaAGAAACTAACCAATACAAGCTTCATTAATGTGAGACATTCTCAGGTTTACCTCTCTCTGATGGGGTCTGAGGACTTTTCCTAGGACTGGATCCACAACGACATGGACTGGTAGTTTGTCTCTGAACAGGACAAAGAGAAGTAAtgcattataaaaacacaccGTGTGGGTACGCACATTTGAATCCCACATGGGAAAGGTAGACTTAACAATGTAAATTCTTACATATTGAGAGAATTACCAAACGCAGaaacattgaaatgtttttctgattatcactgctgctgatgttttaAAGCTACATGTGATGATCCGTTCGCTGTGAGTAGGGACAGCTGAAATTGTGCTAATTCTTTTGACAAGTGCAGCGTCCGTTAAAAACGTGAAAACAGAccgattgcttattatttctcaagaaccacatatgtatgtatcaacTAACAAACATATCAGTTAAAACAATAaggatttaataaattaaatggtttaaatccagatagaaacttcaccagtgagactaaactgaggttgaacagTAGAAGCAGTTTACGGCCAGATATGAAGCAGATCAGATGAACGGTTTTCGAgagcaaacaacaaacatacatacatacagacagagattccttgctttaaatagagagacagagatatgTTCTTTTCACTGGAAGACAGTGGAGCAGGCCAAAGTGTTGATATGCAAGCAGGTGATTAATGGCATATCTACACCCATTTATGTCTAATTGTGGAAGTGGACATGAAGCTTATGCACGAGTGCCCACTACCACAATGATTGAGATTCATAAAACATAACCATGCATAAAACATAACCATGCATACACAAGGCTTTAGAAATCTAATGAAGAgtgcatatttctgtttttgtatgtgaGCAATTTTAGTCATGAACCTATACAGAGTCTGGTGCATGTGGCCTCTGGACTTTCCactaaaatacaaacacttTTCTGTCACTTCCTTGCTTCTACATGCTGTAACCAACCTACAAAGTGTGCTTATGCAGCTTAAACGATTAGTCGATTTTCACTacatctcacagaaaaacagattaaatggAAGACAAGTTCCAATCAACACATGAACATTCagttaaatataatatttttaaccTACTTGTCTGCTTTGATCAGGTCATGAGCACTCAGAGATAACGGCTCATAAAGAACCAGTGCATCTTCTGCAAACGGATCATGAAGTGCTCGCCTCACTCCTGCACGCTTTAGACCAAGTGCCCTGATTCCCATAGAGCCTGCGGGGATATCATGAAGGAAGCAGTTGAAGTACCTTTTTACCTATTGAACTAGACATAAAAGAAAAGCCACAGTAACAAGAGAAGTGCTACCTGTGTAATTTGGAATGGGAATTTTAAATGGCTTGGAGAGTATACTTCGAATAAATTCCTcctgtaaaaaaacaagaaacagacaCTGATTTTAAACAAGTGAGCCAAGTCATTGCATGAAAGTGGAACCAGTGATTCCAGCATTCACATACAAACCTTAgattcatttcaaaatgactCAACAGTACTTACATGCTTGTCACCATCCATACATGCAGGTCGGTTGTTCAGCTGTGTCAGAGGCTTTCTGAAAGGAGAAATATggctttctctcttctctttatcactcttctttcttttctcctgtgAAAAGGCATTACACACTTTTCAATACTAACCACACCAATGTTCACCAACACTGACATTACACCATTCCCTTTTACctattttccaaaaaaaggtGACAAAAATAGCTCTACATtatgaagaaaacatgaaataccATTTTCCACCGCTTTGAATGTACCAGTCAGGCACAATACAACTACAGGAAACAACAACACTTCATCATTTACTTACAGTTCTAAGCGTCCACTCATCCTCCTCACAGGAATCTGCCCCCTGCTTTCGTTTAGCAACCTGACTGGGAGCCAGACTCCTTCTCTGGGATTAAGATGTTATAGGAAGAAGGTTAGCAGTAGATAGTTAAAGCTGGTAGTCAACACCCGAACGCACTTTATAGCCTCATGGGAATAGATAGTTATAATTTAGCATGCTTACCATTTTGCTTATTTCCCCGGTGAGACTGGTAACAACTATTAACTCCTCACCTCCTTGTGTTGATAAATTAGAGTTCTGCCCCTAGTTACCCCGCTAACGTCATTCCCACAGCAAAGGAGCTAATGTACGTACGTTTTTTCTGAGTTCCTAAATAGATAATTACTGGCAGAAAGATTTAGCAAATTCATTTAATATTACGTTAGTCCCATGGAAAAGTTATTGTAGCATTAGGTTAATCTGCAACTGCAGTTTCCCGTCAGTACCATGGACGTATTATGGTTAGTACAGTGTTGAAGAGCGCGCTAAATGTTGCACAACACTACGGCAAGCGAGAAAggtaaaaaatattaaaaaaaaaaaaaaaaaaaaaaaaaaaagagaagaaaattttcgcttcttcttcttcgccTTCATTGGCGGATTGCAATACTAATACTAACATATAGGTGCATACCGCCACCTACTGTTCCGGAGTATATAGAACGGGATACAGTTTACAATAGCctactcaaaaacaaaacaaacaaaaaacatcctATATTTTATCAAACAATCCGGTGTTTACTAAGAATTATATTAGCcctctcactttacttttatgAGAACATAGTGTGATGTGAATTAAGAGGCATAGTATATTGTTTGTAGTCTATAAAAGCTAACATGCTGGTGATGCTGACAATTAATGGTGACTGTGGGCTGCATATGATGAGGTTGAGATGATGTTGATCCATACACCCTGCATGATAGAATTCTATTATCCTTcaagaaataacagaaatatagatATAGTATAGACAGACTTGGCCAATAGaaatagttattttttttcttattaaatcCACCCCATTAAATATTATCCACTTAATGGCAAATAATATGGTTTACATTAAGATTTGTATTAAATGCATTAAACCAGACTATATAATTTAATCAATAAACGATTGTGAAAGGTACtcttcaaaatgtaaaacaatatgCAAATGTCCAATGCATGATATAGAATATAGAATATACAATATAGAATCAGAAATTTGAAGTTTTAGGCAGGCACGAATAGGTAACCAGTAGGCCGAGGATCAGTGCTTTGATCCAGCCACCAGTGGATTCTAATGGAGAAGCTTGCATCATTCTTAAATGGTAAAGTTGATAACTTAATCatgttttaatcatgtttttagCAGATTATGTTGTGTTGACCCCTTAATTCTGCAATTGCATGACATTAACTTGACTGACAATTATAATATCAACATTAACGTTAGACTTTGTAGCTgtgaaaactgacattttatcacttAATCTGCTTATATTATTAAGAGCAAGGAAATGGCGTTAGCTTAGCTGTTTagtttttttacagtgtaatgttACCACGGTGTACCCTAATTTCTATGGTAACATTAAGGCAGTGGCGTAAGCAGAAATTGTATTTTGGGTGGGCCAATACTAAAAGTGGGTGGGCCATCATTTCCCAGAAAAACTGACTCATGAaaagatagaagaagaaaaaagaacaaatataaacaactgaaaaatgaGCAACCAGTTTACTTTGCAATGTTCTGAATCACAAAGGCAATAACACTGCCGATCCAACATGCTCAACCAACAGAGCATTAGTCTGTAAAGGCTGTACATAACAGTACAGACAAAAGGCAGTCTTTTATAGCCCGTCCAgtctaaaatacagtatatttgcattGGCAAGATCGGCTGCTCATCAGCTATAAAGTGCACGGTACTGTTTATTAACTATTGTATTGCAAAAAGTgtcaacagagagcagcagtgttAACTTTGACAGAAATCGCACATCGTAACATATCCATGGTGCA
Encoded proteins:
- the rad54l gene encoding DNA repair and recombination protein RAD54-like — protein: MRRSLAPSQVAKRKQGADSCEEDEWTLRTEKRKKSDKEKRESHISPFRKPLTQLNNRPACMDGDKHEEFIRSILSKPFKIPIPNYTGSMGIRALGLKRAGVRRALHDPFAEDALVLYEPLSLSAHDLIKADKDKLPVHVVVDPVLGKVLRPHQREGVKFLWECVTGRRIPESYGCIMADEMGLGKTLQCITLMWTLLRQSPDAKPEIDKAIVVSPSSLVRNWYNEVGKWLGGRVTPVAIDGGSKEEIDRKLVNFISQRGLRAPTPILIISYETFRLHAEVLHKGKVGLVICDEGHRLKNSDNQTYQALNAMSAQRRVLISGTPIQNDLLEYFSLVHFVNAGILGTAQEFKKRFELPILKGRDADASDKDRQTGEEKLKELISIVNRCLIRRTSDILSKYLPVKIEQVVCCRLTPLQTELYKRFLKQAKPIETLQQGKISVSSLSSITSLKKLCNHPALIYEKCVEGEEGFEGALDLFPPGYSTKAVEPQLSGKMLVLDYILAMTRTTTSDKVVLVSNYTQTLDLFEKLCRSRRYLYVRLDGTMSIKKRAKIVERFNSPSNPEFIFMLSSKAGGCGLNLIGANRLVMFDPDWNPANDEQAMARVWRDGQKKTCYIYRLLSTGTIEEKILQRQAHKKALSSCVVDEEQDVERHFSLGELRELFTLNEETTSDTHDRFRCRRCVNGREVRPPADDADCTSDLSQWNHCFDKKGLRDQVLKASWDAAVSFVFHQRSHEDQKGVV